One Oscillospiraceae bacterium genomic region harbors:
- a CDS encoding nucleotidyltransferase domain-containing protein — translation MAAADFLPNIERTLVSRCIEKISELKGVAKIMLFGSYAKGTANAQSDIDIAVFFDINKECLLDEYRKLVKICTDPEKEIQVQAFTLDELEDPCGIIEEITDYGIELTA, via the coding sequence ATGGCCGCAGCCGACTTCCTTCCGAATATCGAAAGAACGCTGGTCTCACGGTGCATTGAAAAAATAAGTGAGCTCAAAGGTGTTGCAAAAATCATGCTGTTCGGCTCATATGCAAAAGGTACGGCAAACGCACAGAGTGATATCGACATTGCGGTCTTCTTCGATATCAATAAAGAATGTCTTCTCGATGAATACAGGAAATTGGTTAAGATTTGCACGGATCCGGAAAAAGAAATACAGGTTCAGGCGTTTACGCTCGACGAACTGGAAGATCCGTGCGGGATTATTGAAGAAATCACCGATTACGGCATTGAGCTGACAGCATAG